AATGGAGCAGACCAGAGAGAGGCCAATCCTTCTGGCGCAGAGCTCCCCAGAGAAATCCTCATTGGACCTGGTGAGTCCTGCTTTAATTTGACATGATGCCGGATTCTCCTTGCCTCCAACATGTGCTGCTCTTCCTTTTCTTCTGTTATAACGGAATGATATGCCAAGGCCAAGGTGAAATCCGTACCTGTTGCTACATTGTTCAGACTACTGGGAGAGGTGGGGTGGTGGAGCAGGGCAAATAATGGCAGGCAGTCACATTCAGATGCAAGTCTCAGTAACGATAAACCAAAAACgaacaattttttttatttttacctATGTTACACAAGAAAAGATTAAATAggatggcaccgtggttagcactgctacctcacaacgacAGGGACCCGCAATCAATTTCCGCCTTGGGTCAATGTCTatctggagtttgtatgttctccccgtgcttgtgtgggtttcctccgggtgctccggtttcctcccatactccaaagatgtgcagattaggtggatcggacatgctgaaattgtcccttagtgtccagggatgtgcaggttaggtggggttatggggatagggcaggggagtgagcctaggtaggatgctcttgcagagggtcagtgcagattcgatgggccaaatggccttctgcactgtatggattacaTGATTCTAACCCAGTATTTAAATCAGAAGACTATTATTAAGAAAACCAAATTTTTGAGGTTGTGCATTTCAGTAATAAACTACTACAGACAGCTTATGGAATGAAAATCCTTATCAAATCTAAAGGGATAAATTCAAATCCATTGTTATTACTGCACTGTAAAGAATATAATAAGAAGGCAGATTAATTGCAAATATAGTGCGCGATTCAGTGGACtccagttaaagtctgctgaatggcTCGTTTAGCAGAGTGTTTCTCAGCGGTTGCAGCACCAAGAAACGTcccgctatccaatggcactttgccgtttgTTTTCGCTTCGGGAATTTCTCCCCACCAAGGCTGCACTGAGAGAGATTTCCCGTTGGTGTGCTGACGGCTCTTCGTATATCAGGGTGCCACAATGGAAGGCTGCCTCGATCTTTCTTCACCCCCACCCTGCTCTTTTGACCTTACCCCCCCCAACCTTGGGTGGCCCCCGGGAACTCCTCCACCCCCCACTACCGGGCAAGGCACCCTCAGGCTTGAtccctggaagtgccaaggtgccactctgccctgtccctgatCATCCGGGGGCGTCCAATGGCCAAGGAGACCCCTTCAAGTGCCCTTtgggtggaccagtactaaacatcaccctagcaaggtctcccaggcgcggcTAGTGtcatgggcgagatccagatcgcgccagGCCAAGCGAGTTGGGTGACTCGTACGAAGCCCGATTTGGTGCTCGCGTGCGATTCATCCGCGGGGCGCCACAGGGTCGCTGAATCACGCCCGTAACAAAAATATGTATTTGAAACAATACAAGTTATTTAAAATGCTTTGTTTTTCAAAATCCTCCAATTTTGAGCTTTTAATTGGCATATAAAATTCCAGTACATACAAAGAAATTTATAGAAAAATACATCTAAAATCACAACAGCAAATgtaagaaatctgaaataaaaatggtcAATGTTCTTAAAAATTACGTACAGATTAGTGACCCTTTTCGAAATGCTGCTAATTCACTTAAATGCGTGTGATTTAATTCTTAACCACACCAGATGCATTTTACACAGGCTGTGATGTCTCACGTCATTATTTCATAACTGCAGCCAATTAGTTTTGGCTGATACAATCTGCATCCAAACTTCACACCAAGAAACACAGAAAGAATAGGATTGCGACAGTGGTACACTTCATCATATTGAACAAACCTGCCAGATATTTATGTGTGTGATTACATACCTGTACTAAAATAAACATTTTCTACTTAATAGGTGTGGTGTTAAGCACGACTGTGAGTAAGACGGCCAGAATCCAATTTAACTGCTGGTACAACCACAGCAGCAAATCGGAGAAACTCAGAAAAAAAGGGAAAGTAGGTAATGAGCAGGATTCCACgtttccccagccgtgtgtttctcagtggtacgctgttcactggcggtgggatactCTCTTCCTGCCGttggtcagtgggatttcccaattAAGCCACCCTATGCCACCTAGAAAACCtgcgggtgggggtgcactgccagcgggaaaagggaatcccaacggctggagaattccgaacAATATCTCCAGTTTATGGTGTTTCTTCAGCTGCCCACCAAAGCTAGAGCGGTTGGGGGGGCCCCAATCAGGCCAAATTCACACCCTTAATGAGCTGCGCAAAGGTTCCTGCGATGCCAAAACCCTGCAAAGCCACTTTTCTATCACTGAGTTAGTATAGATACAGTTGAAAGCATATTCCAGCATTTGCAAAGAACGTCAAGTGGAAGAGGAACGGGAGTGCCGAATTAGAAGGAGACAATGGCAATGTTGTTATCTTTATAATGCCACGGAAGGCACATGAGTTCCCAGTGAGCCACTTGGGCAGAGCTGTAAATTTATGGGAGGGGACTGGGATAACCCTTGTGGAATTCCAGAGCTATTTCCTAAAATTTACAATTATGGATCCTGATACATCCTGAGTCCGCTATAAAGGATGCAAAGTTGTTGTTTCAGAGATACCCGATATAGGTTGTAATGTCTCAGACTCAGTTTTCAGATAACCAGCCAATTGCTTTTGACTGAGACATCCACTATCTTTTAAAATCTTCAGAAAACTATTTCTAAATTTCACTCCAAGAAATACATAAAGAATAGGATTGAGACAACAGTGTATGTATGCAATACTCTCTGTTACAATAATTGCATAGTCTACATTTGTGGTGTATTCGCAACTAGCGACTTCTTCACTGAAGATCTGTACAGTTTCCATCAACAAGACAATGTTGAATGGCAGTTCACATATCACGAATGCAACTACAACTGCAACAATAATCTTTAATGATTTATGATTCTGAAACCTCTTGGCTTGGAGCAAAGTTTTTGCAATGACTGAGTAGCAAATGATCATGGATACAAAAGGTATCAGAAATCCCACTGTCATCTGAGCTACATACACTAGCAGTTTGCCGATGCTGTCAAAATTGACAGGATACAACATAGTACAGATGGTTTTATCGGACATACCATTATATGCTTCACTGAATATGAATTCTGGAAGAGTCAAAATGATTGCAATCACCCAAACCCCTACACAAACAAACTTACTTGGAAATCTTTTACTTTTACTCTTGAGCATTTTTGTTGCTTGAACAATGGCTTTGTACCTGTTGACACTCACACAGGTGAGTATCAGCATACAGCTGTAGAGGTTGACAGTATATGCCCCATTGACAATTTTGCACACAATAGTTCCAAAAATCCATCCAGTGTATGCATCGACTGCCCAGAATGGCAAGGTGCAGAGGAAGAGCAGGTCAGCAATCGCCAGATTCAACATGTAGATATTGGTCACGGTCTTCAGCTTCTCATAATAAACAAATGTCACAATGACCAATGAATTCCCAAGCAGCCCTGCCACGAAAATGACTGAATAAAAACAGGGCATAAAAATACTCCCAAAGTTTCTGATGCCTGATGTCTCACAGGGTGTTTCAAACAGTGAAGGGTCAAGCATGGCAAGGTTAAAATTGCTGTCAGTGTTAGCGGCTGGAAACTTGGTGACAGCTATCTGAAAATAGAACAGTGGCAATTAATGTGTACTAGGGTGTAAATTAAACAGTTAATTCTAAATCTTATGTTGGGTATTTACAATCCCATTATTGAAACTACGATGTCACATACATTTACACGAAAATCAACTAGGAAAGCAGAACAAATAAGCCTGTCATCAAAATAAAAGTGATAATTTACATATTAAAGAGAGATTTACCTTCTCCATCTCTTTGTGGGTGTAGAAATATAGATGCACCGAGTGCTTTCTTATGCTACCAACAATTTCTGTTCTCACCACACAATGTCCACGGTTTCCTTCTCAACACGAGAAGACTTTCAGGCGGAACTTTTTGGTCACACATTCAAAAAAGGAAGTAGTATTTTTATATCTTTTGACTTAATGCTGACTTGTAGGTTTAGTAGCTTTTGGGCTCACCAAAGGAGTTCTACACTCCACAAATTGTTCTTCTTCCACCCACTCCAGCCTGCTTCCACAGTTACATTTATTGTGGcggatggcacggtggtgcagtgattagcactgctgcctcacagcgccaaggacctggttcgatcccggcccccgtgtgtggagtttgcacatcctccccgtgtctgcgtgggtctcactcccacaatccaaagatgtgcagtgcaggtggattggccatgctaaattgcccttaattataATTTGGTTTTGAAAAAAACATTCATTGTTGCAATTATATTTTGCAGCAAAAATGAATCATGTCCACTgatattgaattccatctgccacgttttaGACCAAGGAGGTGCCCTtgccccacttggacctctacccaccgcctctggagtcttcatccatCCCCGTCCAGTAAATGATGTGCTAaccctttgacccccttgtttgtaagcttttcatgcagccttttTGAGATACAGCTTCACTCACCTCAGTCTTCCATCTGCCTCCCATTGTTCGTGTTCATCTGCCCCCTTGCCCCTCTACATGCTATAATGAGCCCTTGACCTgatgtctccctctcacactccttgcACAACCCTCCTCCCACATTGCAACCCCCCTACCACCCCtgtgccacacaccagtgtctatctggacagaacTGTGGTGTGGGACTCATTCACCTATTGCAACAATTGGGGATGGAGTACTAGGTAAGGTCAGGGGGGATGTGAGGATTGTTCTGAcgaagacggtggggggggggggcgggggggggggggggggggggggtttgtcaataGCTGAACTATATTCCCTAACCTCAGGCACAGTACTGGACTGAGATGATGACACAGgaaggtccatgggtccagcagcagggTGCTGTCTATGAAGACTGGCTCGGTAGACTTaggacagcacggtaacacaagtggatagcattgtggcttcacagcgccagggtcccagatttgattccccgctgggtcactgtctgtgcggagtctgcacattctccccgtgtatgcgtaggtttcctccggtttcctcccacagcccaaagccgtgcaggttaggtggattagccatgataaattgcccttagtgaacaaaaagggattaggaggggttattgggttacggggatagggtggcagtgagggcctaagtgggttggtgcagactcgatgggccaaatggcctccttctgcactgtatgtcctatgttctatggagATGGAGGGCACTGCCCTGGCAGAAGGGTAAACAGTGCATGAGGAACAGTGCAACGCTATGATGTTGTTGCATTCACCTTGGAAGTCTGATAAGCTGAGGATTGCCTTGTGCGTGCCACTCTAACAGTCAGGTTTGATGCCGAGGTGAGTTCCTGCAGGCATGACCTAAAATTGGAAGGCAggcgctgttttaatgagcatttgtgacttgcaaatgaatgcaaatggcacTCGTACCACCTGCGTGCAAGATGATCAACCCACCAGATTTATGCGCCTACCAGCTACCAAACCCACCGCGGGAAGTCTGCACAAAGTATTGTCATACCTAAttaaaggccggaattctccgggagagggaggggcctTGCCTGCGATCTGAGGGGGGGTGCTGCAGCAGCATTCTGAGACCCGGGGCGCCCTATAAATCCTGCACCCCAGTCTCTGAGGAACGGGATCTGTTAAAGTGATTAGTCTCAGTTCCAGTGGAAACCCCGTGTGCCATTGAATGGCACTGAAAACCCAATTGAGGGGGAAAACATTTCTGATTGCCATTGAATGACATGTCAGGGTCGCTACCAGCGCCAGCGGGAATCCCGCTGGTGGGACCACTTAGTCACCAATTGGGAGAATCGATTTGCCCGCGGGCAAAGATTGTGGTCTAAAAGTTAGCTCACAGCCTGAAACTGATGCAGGGAACAATCCTTGTTCGTGAAAGGACAAACATGAGGCATATAATGGGCCTCAGACCTTATACCCTCGAATTGACATGTTGCAGGAACGGTGTCACAGTGTTTAGCGCTGCTACCtcgcagcgcctgggacccgggttcaattccggacttgtaTGACTGGCTTTgtggtttctccccgtgtctcgtgggtttcatcctggtgctccgatttcctcccacagtccaaagatgtgcaggttaggtggatttgccatgataaaagtGCCACTTaatatccagggatgtacagggtaggtggggttacggggatagggtgggggaatgggcctagatggggtgctctttcagagagtatgGTGCAGACACGAATGGCCAAATGACCTCCAGCGCTGTTGAGGTTCAATGATTCTAATTAGCGTTCGCAGGTAGGTCACCAGAGAAAAGAACTCAGCAGCAGCCCCAAGAAAGTCCTTAAAAGAGACCAAAGAAGGAATGGATGGAGCAACCAAAAGTGCAACTAGACCAAGATTGAGAAAGGTGGGGAGCAgctgggaagagaagtgactgggatTAGGAGGGTGGTGATGCCAattggggtgggttagtgtctgcAGCGTTCTGCATGGTTCGAATGTGAAGACAGGAGGCAGACTTCGCCGTCTTTTTGTCTACACCAATATAGCAGTGACACACTTCCAGCTCGTACAAGCTCGCATTTCCTGCCTGCCCTATTGGAGCTTCAGGCACCCAGTTAGCACTTGATAAATAAGGATGTGCCATCTTGTTTCAGGTCTGTAATTTTCCCTACTGCAAATGTTAAACGTACTGGCTGATAATCACTTAGACTAGTCTCTATGTCATTTTGTTGTACTTCCTTTTTTATTTCTTCCAGAAACAAAATTCTGATTTTTTTTTCACCATTGAACTGTAACAGTTGCCTCGTCCTGCTGGCCAGTCAACCTGCAGCCTCTTACAAACATTCTCACAATTTGTCACATACCCCCTCAAATTTGATGAAATCAGCAAATTTCCACATTTGTTCCTCAATTACCAAATAAGAAGAGCAGCACAACCCACTCACCAAATGTTTCTAATCCAGGAGGTGTAAGCAGATATCCCAAATCAGATACTGCAATTGGATAACCACCTCTGGAGGTGCAGCTGGATGTTGCAACTGACGCCTACTATAACAGCGAGACCTGTGGCTCAACTTTGAAGGAGCACGTCCCTCTCTTTCATGCACGTTCTGGAAGCACCCTGTCAGAAGAGCTACCTACTGAGTCCCCACTTCTCTTGTCTTTTTCCCATGAGTCTATTATATATATTACATTCTATTTTGATACTCAGGAACTGGAAGTTGCCTTATTCCAAAGTATAAATGTTTATTGCAATTATAAAATAAGCTTACACAAGCAGCAAAGTAGTATAGGTTATACTTAAGTTACAAGCTGCTAACACCTACAATGTTTTGTGACGATCACAAGTGAGCTTCTGTCTGAGAATGTTCTAATATTCTATAGAGTCATACAGGCCACGGG
The genomic region above belongs to Scyliorhinus torazame isolate Kashiwa2021f chromosome 6, sScyTor2.1, whole genome shotgun sequence and contains:
- the LOC140425548 gene encoding C-C chemokine receptor type 7-like isoform X2; this translates as MLDPSLFETPCETSGIRNFGSIFMPCFYSVIFVAGLLGNSLVIVTFVYYEKLKTVTNIYMLNLAIADLLFLCTLPFWAVDAYTGWIFGTIVCKIVNGAYTVNLYSCMLILTCVSVNRYKAIVQATKMLKSKSKRFPSKFVCVGVWVIAIILTLPEFIFSEAYNGMSDKTICTMLYPVNFDSIGKLLVYVAQMTVGFLIPFVSMIICYSVIAKTLLQAKRFQNHKSLKIIVAVVVAFVICELPFNIVLLMETVQIFSEEVASCEYTTNVDYAIIVTESIAYIHCCLNPILYVFLGVKFRNSFLKILKDSGCLSQKQLAGYLKTESETLQPISGISETTTLHPL
- the LOC140425548 gene encoding C-C chemokine receptor type 7-like isoform X1, whose amino-acid sequence is MEKIAVTKFPAANTDSNFNLAMLDPSLFETPCETSGIRNFGSIFMPCFYSVIFVAGLLGNSLVIVTFVYYEKLKTVTNIYMLNLAIADLLFLCTLPFWAVDAYTGWIFGTIVCKIVNGAYTVNLYSCMLILTCVSVNRYKAIVQATKMLKSKSKRFPSKFVCVGVWVIAIILTLPEFIFSEAYNGMSDKTICTMLYPVNFDSIGKLLVYVAQMTVGFLIPFVSMIICYSVIAKTLLQAKRFQNHKSLKIIVAVVVAFVICELPFNIVLLMETVQIFSEEVASCEYTTNVDYAIIVTESIAYIHCCLNPILYVFLGVKFRNSFLKILKDSGCLSQKQLAGYLKTESETLQPISGISETTTLHPL